One segment of Thermococcus sp. AM4 DNA contains the following:
- a CDS encoding ABC transporter ATP-binding protein, whose amino-acid sequence MEPLLKVENLKKYFPVRGLFKTIGYVKAVDGVSFEINRGETFGLVGESGCGKTTTGRTILRLIEPTSGKIIFDGKDVTKMSGEEMKVFRRRAQIMFQDPYSSLNPRQTVFEIIMEPVRFHGIPVDDPEEFVIDLLESVGLNEMHLYRYPHEFSGGQRQRIALARLLALKPEFIVLDEPTSALDVSVQANILNMLKDLQKKYGFTYLFISHDLGVVKYMSHRMGVMYLGKLVEVGPAEKIFENPLHPYTQMLLSAIPVPDPELARELKKKRMKIEGEPPSPINPPKGCRFHPRCPRVMDRCRREEPPLVEVEKDHYVACWLYARS is encoded by the coding sequence ATGGAACCCCTGCTCAAGGTTGAAAACCTCAAGAAGTACTTCCCCGTCAGGGGGCTCTTCAAGACCATAGGGTACGTTAAGGCCGTCGATGGAGTGAGCTTCGAGATAAACCGCGGTGAAACCTTCGGACTCGTCGGCGAGAGCGGCTGTGGAAAGACCACAACGGGAAGGACGATACTGAGGCTCATCGAACCAACCTCGGGAAAGATAATCTTCGACGGAAAGGACGTCACCAAGATGAGCGGCGAGGAGATGAAGGTCTTCAGGAGAAGGGCCCAGATAATGTTCCAGGATCCGTACTCCTCGCTGAACCCCAGGCAGACGGTTTTTGAGATAATAATGGAGCCCGTTCGCTTTCACGGCATACCCGTTGACGACCCGGAGGAGTTCGTCATAGACCTGCTCGAGAGCGTCGGCCTCAACGAGATGCACCTCTACCGCTACCCCCACGAGTTCAGCGGCGGACAGAGGCAGAGGATTGCCCTCGCAAGGCTCCTGGCCCTCAAGCCGGAGTTCATTGTGCTCGACGAGCCGACCTCAGCTCTGGACGTTTCGGTTCAGGCGAACATACTCAACATGCTCAAGGATCTCCAGAAGAAGTACGGGTTCACGTACCTCTTCATAAGCCACGACCTCGGCGTCGTTAAGTACATGAGTCACAGAATGGGCGTGATGTACCTCGGAAAGCTCGTTGAGGTCGGTCCAGCTGAGAAGATCTTTGAGAACCCGCTCCATCCTTACACCCAGATGCTCCTGTCCGCTATTCCCGTTCCCGATCCTGAACTGGCCCGGGAGCTCAAGAAGAAGCGCATGAAGATCGAAGGCGAACCGCCGAGCCCGATAAACCCGCCGAAGGGCTGCCGCTTCCACCCGAGGTGCCCCAGGGTCATGGACAGGTGCAGAAGGGAAGAGCCTCCGCTTGTGGAGGTCGAAAAGGACCACTACGTCGCCTGCTGGCTCTACGCCAGGTCATGA
- a CDS encoding ABC transporter ATP-binding protein gives MPEPVLEVRDLTVHFYTYAGIVKAIEGVSFDVYRGETFALVGETGCGKSVTSRALTQLIESPGRIVRGKVIYHREDGSEVDLLRLSEEEIREIRGKEIAYIFQDPHASLDPLYTVGYQIAEAMVVHKTVKDWKEGFRRAVDILKRVLIPDPENRVKNYPHELSGGMKQRVVIGIGVSNDPKILIADEPTTALDVTVQAQILDLMNKLKKEYNTTVILITHNMGVVAEMADRVAVMYAGKIVEIGSVDQIFKNPLHPYTKGLLRAVPNPLAKIERLEAIPGTVPNLITPPKGCRFHPRCPYATEICRKEVPKLKEIEPGHFVACHLY, from the coding sequence ATGCCTGAACCGGTTCTCGAAGTTCGCGATCTCACGGTTCACTTCTACACCTACGCCGGCATAGTCAAGGCGATAGAGGGCGTTTCGTTCGACGTCTACAGGGGAGAAACCTTCGCCCTGGTCGGCGAAACCGGCTGCGGAAAGAGCGTGACTTCGAGGGCGCTGACCCAGCTCATCGAGAGCCCCGGAAGAATAGTCAGGGGAAAGGTCATCTACCACAGGGAGGACGGCTCAGAGGTGGACCTCCTCAGGCTCAGCGAGGAGGAGATCAGGGAGATCAGGGGCAAGGAGATAGCGTACATCTTCCAGGATCCCCACGCTTCGCTGGATCCCCTCTACACCGTCGGCTACCAGATAGCGGAGGCGATGGTGGTTCACAAGACAGTGAAGGACTGGAAGGAGGGATTCAGGAGGGCCGTCGATATACTCAAGCGCGTTCTCATTCCAGATCCGGAGAACAGGGTCAAGAACTATCCTCACGAGCTCAGCGGTGGTATGAAGCAGCGTGTCGTCATTGGAATTGGCGTCTCAAACGATCCAAAGATCCTCATAGCGGACGAGCCGACGACGGCCCTCGACGTTACCGTTCAGGCCCAGATCCTAGACCTCATGAACAAGCTCAAGAAGGAGTACAACACGACGGTGATCCTGATCACCCACAACATGGGAGTCGTCGCGGAGATGGCCGATCGCGTCGCGGTCATGTACGCGGGCAAGATCGTGGAGATAGGCTCGGTGGATCAGATATTCAAGAACCCGCTTCACCCCTACACAAAGGGACTGCTGAGGGCCGTTCCGAACCCGCTGGCAAAGATTGAGAGGCTCGAAGCGATACCCGGAACCGTGCCCAACCTGATAACGCCGCCGAAGGGCTGCCGCTTCCACCCGAGGTGTCCCTACGCGACCGAGATCTGCAGAAAGGAAGTTCCGAAACTGAAGGAGATCGAACCGGGTCACTTCGTGGCCTGCCACCTGTACTGA
- a CDS encoding ABC transporter permease, protein MAQEEYKRGILDRFADKLVEGIGSFISLFKKDWKKKNRSKMEEWKLMLYALNRSPPGLIGLALIGMFIFLGIFGPTLAPWSYRYFPALENMSTYLAPPGSHAYLPLSNKTITYPLGADDYGRDLLSLILYGARTSFVISIIVIVLGVPLGIILGLIAGYYGGKIDELIMRITDMFLAFPALILAIAFSAVLPERLQSFISTHKFFEHLFLTIFALKPQEAGNLGKLLAVILAMVIVWWPAYARITRGSTLTEREKLYVEAARAVGLGSRTIMFKHILPNIIGPILVYITLDFGGVILMEAGLSFLGLGATPPIADWGRIVYDGSQYFPEHWWLVTYPGLMIMLVALGWNLLGDTLRDILDPKMRRSIEFKVKKQRQMEEKEGEENA, encoded by the coding sequence ATGGCACAGGAAGAGTACAAGAGGGGAATCCTCGACAGGTTTGCGGATAAGCTCGTCGAGGGGATAGGCTCGTTCATCAGTCTCTTCAAGAAGGACTGGAAGAAGAAAAACCGCTCGAAGATGGAAGAATGGAAGCTGATGCTCTACGCCCTCAACCGCTCACCCCCGGGACTGATAGGCCTGGCCCTGATCGGCATGTTCATCTTCCTCGGCATCTTCGGCCCAACCCTCGCGCCCTGGAGCTACCGCTACTTCCCGGCCCTCGAGAACATGTCCACCTACCTAGCACCCCCCGGCTCCCACGCCTACCTCCCCCTCTCCAACAAGACGATCACCTATCCGCTCGGCGCCGATGACTACGGCAGGGACCTGCTGAGCCTCATCCTCTACGGAGCGAGGACTTCCTTCGTGATCTCAATCATAGTCATAGTCCTCGGAGTGCCCCTCGGCATAATCCTCGGCCTCATAGCCGGCTATTACGGAGGAAAGATCGACGAGCTGATAATGCGTATAACCGACATGTTCTTAGCTTTCCCCGCCCTGATCCTTGCCATAGCGTTCTCGGCCGTTCTGCCTGAGAGGCTTCAATCCTTCATCAGCACCCACAAGTTCTTCGAGCACCTGTTCCTCACGATATTCGCGCTGAAGCCCCAGGAAGCGGGGAACCTCGGAAAACTGCTGGCGGTTATACTGGCAATGGTCATAGTCTGGTGGCCCGCGTACGCGAGGATAACGAGGGGATCGACGCTAACGGAGAGGGAGAAACTCTACGTGGAGGCCGCGAGGGCGGTCGGCCTCGGCTCCCGGACGATAATGTTCAAACACATACTGCCCAACATCATCGGGCCGATCCTGGTCTACATAACCCTCGACTTCGGTGGAGTCATCCTCATGGAGGCAGGCCTGAGCTTCCTTGGCCTCGGTGCAACGCCGCCCATAGCGGACTGGGGAAGGATAGTCTACGACGGCTCCCAGTACTTCCCGGAGCACTGGTGGCTCGTGACGTATCCGGGCTTGATGATCATGCTGGTTGCCCTCGGATGGAACCTCCTCGGTGACACGCTCAGGGACATCCTCGATCCCAAGATGAGGAGGAGCATAGAGTTCAAGGTGAAGAAACAGAGGCAGATGGAGGAGAAGGAGGGTGAGGAGAATGCCTGA
- a CDS encoding ABC transporter permease → MANLKKFLVRRLLTFIPTIIGVTLIVFIIAYVIPADPARAWAGGEKATPEAIQKIREQYHMNDPWYKQYWFLISGLARNKIVDPRTSNYVFDDIGKRFPVTFELTLVAFFFILIIGLPLGILAALKRNTWVDTLVRIFALTGVSMPIFWLGYMLMYIFFVKWRVITLAGFPAPPAHEITHIPMIDALLTGDFKTFSQHIHRLWLPGLTLGFTGSGVLARFVRNSFLEALSSDYVGFLKAKGVPKLRIYRHALKNALVPIVTVLGLQFGGLLGGTPITETVFGLPGMGSYVLDAISNLDFPAVVAITFIFALIFVTTNLIVDILYAVIDPRVRY, encoded by the coding sequence TTGGCGAACCTTAAGAAGTTCCTTGTGAGGAGACTTCTGACCTTCATTCCGACGATCATCGGAGTTACTCTCATCGTGTTTATAATCGCCTACGTCATCCCAGCCGATCCGGCAAGGGCGTGGGCGGGTGGAGAGAAGGCCACCCCCGAGGCAATCCAGAAGATAAGGGAACAGTACCACATGAACGACCCCTGGTACAAGCAGTACTGGTTCCTCATCAGCGGGCTCGCAAGAAACAAAATCGTTGATCCGAGAACTTCGAACTACGTTTTTGATGATATAGGAAAAAGGTTCCCGGTGACGTTTGAGCTGACGCTGGTGGCGTTTTTCTTCATTCTGATAATAGGCCTCCCCCTCGGTATACTGGCCGCCCTCAAGAGGAACACGTGGGTTGATACCCTCGTCAGGATTTTCGCCCTGACCGGAGTTTCCATGCCGATATTCTGGCTCGGTTACATGCTCATGTACATCTTCTTCGTTAAATGGCGTGTTATAACCCTCGCAGGATTTCCCGCACCCCCTGCCCATGAAATAACACACATCCCGATGATAGACGCCCTGCTCACCGGCGACTTCAAGACCTTCAGCCAGCACATCCACAGACTCTGGCTTCCGGGCCTCACGCTCGGGTTCACCGGTTCGGGCGTTCTCGCGAGGTTCGTCAGGAACTCGTTCCTCGAGGCATTGAGCAGCGACTACGTGGGCTTCCTCAAGGCGAAGGGTGTTCCAAAGCTCAGGATATACAGACACGCCCTGAAAAACGCCCTCGTGCCGATCGTGACGGTTCTCGGTCTCCAGTTCGGTGGACTGCTCGGAGGAACGCCGATAACCGAGACCGTCTTCGGCCTGCCCGGAATGGGTTCCTACGTCCTCGACGCCATCAGCAACCTCGACTTCCCTGCGGTGGTGGCGATAACCTTCATCTTCGCCCTGATCTTCGTGACGACCAACCTGATAGTGGACATACTGTACGCGGTCATAGACCCGAGGGTGAGGTACTGA
- a CDS encoding ABC transporter substrate-binding protein, producing MKTKSQVLAVLVVFLVAFSVVASGCIGGGGGGTTSSPTQSSTPSQTQTSSTTTQAKITPKILEMDKVYVIETDKSVVIVGPKGESPTVQIPSGVKTIKIQYEVDTENTPDIKTLMDQGQGFGAIDPAFFRDEHVDALVIAARRETNPEIRTEIFKALYMLGNKLVPEVILGQNKQLRVYWDWVKGRYYHPTLAERYDLLSEDPNAPVVNIGIKNYKNDPKTYVIATFGWPESFDPAMTYETFGWEIWHEIGDTLVTYWKENTEEVSPDLAVAWAHNKDGTEWYFLIRGGVKAYDPWDDKTYPISAVDVAFTFLRVQRLGHSVSWMVSSFMDVNHSQAMTEEEFNNYLKDHPLVAEYKGKVKEIHSLDELKQFFGYNGETAGVFKLVLPNPYAPVLSILADPFLSVVSMQYVLGDKYQEALQASNNGHDPSAWWKFLKQGKDDPTHQLMHQKPVGTGPFYVKDYQENSYIVLEYNPHYWNATSNPGHKYVIYIINKDPQARINLFQTGTADAVAIPPEKMDSVKGLELNGFHSVVKTDILEPVLTFLVFNTQKEPFNNPKVREALAYAVPYDQIAKLVYRGLLERNYGPIPKPWPGYMDEGIIKYNYNVAKAKELLKEAGIDPTKYKIELIYNEGNKARERIMTLLQNIWSQLGFQVTVNSYNWPTYLSKTEHGDYDVYIVGWVPDYLDSDNWVGPFLYGDTKFKSLEINVSG from the coding sequence ATGAAAACCAAAAGCCAGGTACTGGCTGTTTTGGTAGTGTTTTTGGTGGCTTTTTCAGTCGTGGCCAGCGGCTGTATCGGTGGGGGCGGCGGAGGTACAACCTCAAGCCCAACGCAGAGCTCAACCCCAAGCCAGACTCAAACCTCCAGCACAACGACCCAGGCAAAGATAACCCCCAAGATCCTTGAAATGGATAAGGTCTACGTCATAGAGACTGACAAGAGCGTTGTAATCGTCGGTCCGAAGGGCGAGAGCCCAACCGTCCAGATCCCCAGCGGCGTGAAGACCATAAAGATCCAGTACGAGGTCGACACCGAGAACACCCCCGATATTAAGACCCTCATGGATCAGGGTCAGGGATTCGGTGCCATTGATCCCGCCTTCTTCCGTGACGAGCACGTTGATGCCCTCGTTATAGCCGCGAGGCGCGAGACCAACCCCGAGATCAGAACTGAGATCTTCAAGGCCCTCTACATGCTCGGAAACAAGCTCGTGCCGGAGGTAATCCTCGGTCAGAACAAGCAGCTCCGCGTCTACTGGGACTGGGTGAAGGGCCGCTACTACCACCCGACCCTCGCGGAGCGCTACGACCTCCTCAGCGAGGACCCGAACGCCCCGGTTGTGAACATAGGAATCAAGAACTACAAGAACGACCCGAAGACCTACGTCATAGCCACCTTTGGCTGGCCGGAGAGCTTTGACCCGGCCATGACCTACGAGACCTTCGGATGGGAGATCTGGCACGAGATCGGAGACACCCTCGTCACCTACTGGAAGGAGAACACCGAGGAAGTCAGCCCCGATCTGGCCGTCGCGTGGGCCCACAACAAGGACGGCACCGAGTGGTACTTCCTCATCCGCGGCGGCGTTAAGGCCTACGACCCGTGGGACGACAAGACCTACCCGATAAGCGCGGTTGACGTTGCCTTCACGTTCCTCCGCGTCCAGAGGCTTGGACACAGCGTCAGCTGGATGGTCAGCAGCTTCATGGACGTGAACCACTCCCAGGCCATGACCGAGGAGGAGTTCAACAACTACCTCAAGGACCACCCGCTCGTCGCCGAGTACAAGGGCAAGGTTAAGGAGATCCACTCGCTCGACGAGCTCAAGCAGTTCTTCGGCTACAACGGCGAGACCGCCGGTGTCTTCAAGCTCGTCCTTCCGAACCCGTACGCCCCAGTCCTGAGCATACTCGCCGACCCGTTCCTTAGCGTCGTTTCGATGCAGTACGTCCTCGGCGACAAGTACCAGGAGGCCCTCCAGGCCAGCAACAACGGCCACGACCCGAGCGCGTGGTGGAAGTTCCTCAAGCAGGGTAAGGACGACCCGACCCACCAGCTCATGCACCAGAAGCCCGTTGGAACCGGACCGTTCTACGTCAAGGACTACCAGGAGAACAGCTACATAGTCCTCGAGTACAACCCGCACTACTGGAACGCCACCAGCAACCCAGGCCACAAGTACGTTATCTACATCATCAACAAGGACCCGCAGGCGAGGATCAACCTCTTCCAGACTGGAACTGCCGATGCCGTCGCCATACCGCCCGAGAAGATGGACAGCGTGAAGGGACTTGAGCTCAACGGCTTCCACTCGGTCGTCAAGACCGACATCCTCGAGCCCGTGCTAACGTTCCTCGTCTTCAACACCCAGAAGGAGCCATTCAACAACCCGAAGGTCAGGGAGGCCCTCGCCTACGCGGTTCCGTACGACCAGATCGCTAAGCTCGTTTACAGGGGACTCCTCGAGAGGAACTACGGTCCGATACCCAAGCCGTGGCCGGGCTACATGGACGAGGGAATAATCAAGTACAACTACAACGTCGCCAAGGCCAAGGAGCTCCTCAAGGAGGCGGGTATTGACCCGACCAAGTACAAGATCGAGCTCATCTACAACGAGGGCAACAAGGCCCGTGAGAGGATCATGACCCTGCTCCAGAACATCTGGAGCCAGCTCGGCTTCCAGGTCACAGTGAACAGCTACAACTGGCCCACCTACCTCAGCAAGACCGAGCACGGCGACTACGACGTCTACATCGTCGGTTGGGTCCCGGACTACCTCGACTCGGACAACTGGGTTGGGCCGTTCCTCTACGGAGACACCAAGTTCAAGAGCCTCGAGATCAACGTCTCCGGATGA
- a CDS encoding Lrp/AsnC family transcriptional regulator yields the protein MVKAYVLLTIEIGKVESVIEALKQIPGVLKADAVTGPYDAIVYIEANDPGELTRKILHDIHNIDGVIDTTTAIVVEMEEE from the coding sequence ATGGTCAAGGCCTATGTTTTGTTGACGATTGAGATAGGAAAAGTTGAAAGCGTTATAGAGGCCCTGAAGCAGATACCCGGCGTTCTCAAGGCGGACGCGGTTACGGGCCCGTACGACGCGATCGTCTACATCGAGGCGAACGACCCCGGAGAACTGACCAGAAAGATACTCCACGACATCCACAACATCGACGGCGTCATAGACACGACGACCGCGATAGTAGTCGAAATGGAAGAGGAGTGA
- a CDS encoding signal recognition particle protein Srp19: MPRFVVWPSEFDERLSRKYGRSVPRNIALKSPTLREVEDAAVALGFRVVEKDPSKLNPRLSGLDEEYRSRGVLVIEAPHGKGKSLKMIAEKIRELRKRTEVRKRKRKKR, encoded by the coding sequence ATGCCGCGGTTCGTAGTGTGGCCCAGCGAGTTTGACGAAAGGCTCTCCAGGAAGTACGGGAGGAGCGTTCCCAGGAACATCGCCCTCAAGTCCCCGACCCTCAGGGAAGTTGAGGACGCCGCAGTTGCCCTGGGTTTCAGGGTTGTCGAGAAGGATCCCTCAAAGCTCAACCCCAGGCTTTCTGGCCTCGACGAGGAGTACCGCTCAAGGGGCGTTCTCGTTATAGAGGCGCCGCACGGAAAGGGGAAGAGCCTCAAAATGATCGCCGAAAAGATACGCGAACTAAGGAAACGGACAGAGGTAAGGAAACGCAAGCGGAAGAAGCGCTGA
- a CDS encoding DUF257 family protein, whose product MLKYEKISKVIPLFQPGDRVLVEYTSNVPISRILWQSITRHILDDETVIIFDFYGIGDITFRNYLRSAVGEEYKKLIESKKSVYIFKIGPGGASYGETVGQEKVYTDAESFLKAYYSMIHRALSLPRKPRYAVVFGLSEYLYFTGASGLFNLLNVVSTIPIEDWVTVVPLNIDAIDERQRAILEEISSWVIRITEEGCRIIKGGNECDDTER is encoded by the coding sequence ATGCTAAAATATGAAAAGATCTCCAAGGTGATCCCCCTCTTCCAGCCGGGCGATAGGGTTCTGGTTGAGTACACCTCAAACGTTCCCATCTCCAGGATACTGTGGCAGAGCATAACCCGCCACATTCTGGACGATGAAACCGTCATAATCTTCGACTTCTACGGGATAGGGGACATCACCTTCCGGAACTACCTCAGATCGGCCGTTGGTGAGGAGTACAAAAAGCTGATAGAATCAAAGAAAAGCGTCTACATCTTCAAGATTGGACCCGGAGGGGCGAGCTACGGCGAGACAGTTGGCCAGGAGAAGGTTTACACTGACGCCGAGAGTTTCCTCAAGGCTTACTACTCCATGATCCACAGGGCGTTGAGCCTGCCCAGAAAGCCGAGGTACGCCGTTGTCTTCGGCCTGTCGGAGTACCTCTACTTCACTGGCGCTTCCGGCCTCTTCAACCTCCTGAACGTCGTCAGCACGATTCCAATCGAGGACTGGGTAACCGTGGTGCCCCTCAACATCGACGCGATAGACGAGCGCCAGAGGGCGATACTCGAAGAGATATCCTCCTGGGTCATCAGGATAACAGAGGAAGGCTGCCGGATCATAAAGGGAGGTAACGAGTGTGACGATACGGAGCGGTGA
- a CDS encoding tRNA (adenine-N1)-methyltransferase yields the protein MTIRSGDRVLLVDKRGKRYLVKVDDREFHTDLGILKLGELIGKPYGSRIESHKGETFVALKPDINDIIAKMKRGPQIVHPKDAGIIIAYTGISPGDTVIEAGAGSGALTIFLANAVGPEGKVISYEVRKDFYEIAKRNIELAGFSDRVILKNKNIYDGIEEETADHIVLDLPQPENVLPHAIDVLKPGGYFVAYTPCMNQVHRFFQALEDYREHFMRPRVVEVLVREHEVKRECMRPKTTMLAHTGYITFLRKL from the coding sequence GTGACGATACGGAGCGGTGACAGGGTTCTGCTCGTCGATAAGAGGGGAAAGCGCTACCTCGTTAAAGTTGATGATAGGGAGTTCCACACCGACCTCGGAATCCTCAAGCTAGGAGAGCTCATAGGAAAGCCCTACGGGAGCAGGATAGAGAGCCACAAGGGTGAGACCTTCGTGGCCCTCAAGCCGGACATCAACGACATCATAGCGAAGATGAAGCGCGGACCGCAGATAGTCCACCCCAAGGACGCGGGCATAATCATAGCCTACACCGGCATTTCACCCGGCGACACCGTCATAGAGGCCGGCGCCGGGAGCGGGGCATTGACGATATTCCTCGCCAACGCCGTCGGGCCGGAGGGAAAAGTAATAAGCTACGAGGTCAGGAAGGACTTCTACGAGATAGCAAAGAGGAACATCGAGTTAGCGGGTTTCTCGGACAGGGTTATCCTCAAGAACAAGAATATCTACGACGGCATAGAGGAGGAAACCGCCGACCACATCGTTCTCGACTTACCGCAACCGGAGAACGTCCTTCCTCATGCGATCGATGTCCTAAAGCCCGGGGGCTACTTCGTTGCTTACACGCCCTGTATGAATCAAGTCCACCGCTTCTTCCAGGCTTTGGAGGACTACAGGGAGCACTTCATGAGGCCGAGGGTCGTCGAGGTTCTCGTCAGAGAACACGAGGTAAAGAGGGAATGCATGAGGCCGAAAACGACGATGCTGGCCCATACCGGCTACATAACGTTCCTCAGGAAGCTGTGA